A window from Erythrolamprus reginae isolate rEryReg1 chromosome 11, rEryReg1.hap1, whole genome shotgun sequence encodes these proteins:
- the LOC139174532 gene encoding interferon-inducible GTPase 5-like, whose amino-acid sequence MSAKISPNSAPGSPDCGDVSIIFVGKSGVGKSALLNAAREMTEDDAGSAPVGVPVKSEKPIMYPDPTYNNLLLWERSMEGEGHADQWMREADLIVLVTDDRFDDSHGRLVLEARQAGKKVYFARTKADLELHTLKRLMGQRYDRSEVLRALREACTESLGILSLVDPYVYLISAFEPGTLDCPQLREDLLKDLHQYERLQKPTRLGFEEFSEKEIAEIQEAYELGGLSEVVTRIQGSLEAIWNAQLDIAITGESGAGKSTFVNVLRGMSDEEEGAAATGVTETTMKPTSYPYPGHSNVILWDLPGIGTPNFRADEYLETVAFSRYDFFIILASERFKENHVRLAQAIVQQGKQFYFVRTKIDNDLEAERRKKNPPSEADVLEVIKKDCQSKLAKAGLTDAKVFLLSNFYLDRFDFQAFEETLEQELPTHKQQAFLLSLPNVSTVIIEKKKKVLKQEIWKVALISSLVAAVPLPGLAFTCDVSILLKKLSSYRQDFGLDAASLSRLAERSGKPMEVLRKEVHSCLGRSINKDVVISLLGKATGTGLMVANLFLHRFPIFGAVASGGISFHTTYSMLSQCLEELSADSQRVLMKACGSSV is encoded by the exons ATGTCCGCAAAAATCTCTCCAAATTCTGCTCCGGGTTCCCCCGATTGCGGCGACGTTTCTATCATCTTTGTGGGAAAATCCGGCGTCGGCAAATCGGCTCTCCTTAACGCCGCCCGAGAGATGACTGAAGATGATGCCGGATCAGCCCCCGTGGGGGTTCCGGTGAAATCGGAAAAGCCCATCATGTACCCCGACCCGACTTATAATAATTTACTGCTGTGGGAGCGGTCGATGGAGGGTGAGGGCCACGCGGATCAATGGATGAGAGAAGCCGACCTGATTGTGTTGGTGACTGATGACAGGTTTGACGATTCTCACGGCCGCCTTGTTTTGGAAGCCCGCCAAGCTGGCAAAAAGGTCTATTTTGCCCGGACCAAGGCCGATTTGGAACTTCACACTCTCAAGCGGTTGATGGGGCAGCGTTACGATCGGTCGGAAGTCCTCCGGGCCCTTCGCGAGGCGTGTACGGAATCCCTGGGGATCCTCTCTCTTGTGGATCCTTATGTATACCTGATCTCTGCTTTTGAGCCTGGCACCCTGGATTGCCCCCAGCTGCGGGAAGACCTGCTGAAGGACCTGCACCAGTACGAAAG GCTGCAGAAGCCCACCCGCCTTGGCTTCGAGGAGTTCAGCGAAAAGGAGATTGCCGAGATCCAGGAAGCCTACGAACTTGGGGGCCTTTCCGAGGTGGTGACCCGAATCCAGGGCAGTTTGGAAGCCATCTGGAACGCCCAGCTGGACATTGCCATCACAGGAGAATCGGGCGCCGGGAAATCTACCTTTGTTAACGTCTTGAGGGGCATGAGCGATGAAGAGGAAGGGGCGGCCGCAACAGGGGTAACCGAGACCACCATGAAACCCACATCGTATCCTTATCCCGGCCACTCCAACGTCATCCTATGGGATCTCCCCGGGATAGGAACGCCCAACTTCCGGGCGGATGAATACTTAGAAACCGTGGCCTTTTCCCGTTACgatttcttcatcatcctggCTTCTGAGCGGTTTAAAGAAAACCACGTCCGTTTAGCCCAGGCCATTGTCCAGCAGGGGAAGCAGTTCTACTTCGTACGCACCAAGATAGACAACGATTTGGAGGCCGAGCGGAGGAAGAAGAACCCGCCCAGCGAAGCCGACGTCCTGGAGGTGATCAAAAAGGATTGCCAGAGCAAGCTTGCCAAAGCTGGGCTGACCGATGCCAAGGTCTTCCTTCTCAGCAATTTTTACCTTGACAGGTTTGACTTCCAGGCTTTTGAGGAAACCCTGGAGCAAGAACTGCCCACTCATAAGCAACAAGCTTTCCTCCTGTCTCTGCCCAACGTCTCCACGGTGAtcatagaaaagaagaagaaagtccTTAAGCAAGAGATCTGGAAGGTGGCTTTGATTTCTAGCTTGGTAGCTGCCGTCCCTTTGCCGGGCTTGGCCTTCACTTGTGACGTATCCATTTTGCTTAAGAAGTTGTCCAGTTACCGGCAAGATTTTGGCCTCGATGCTGCGTCTTTATCCCGTCTGGCTGAACGGTCCGGGAAACCCATGGAGGTCCTTAGGAAAGAAGTACACAGTTGCCTGGGCCGTAGCATCAACAAGGATGTGGTCATCAGTTTGCTGGGAAAGGCTACCGGAACGGGCCTGATGGTAGCCAACcttttcctccaccgcttccCGATTTTCGGAGCCGTGGCCTCCGGCGGCATCTCTTTCCACACCACCTATTCCATGTTGAGCCAGTGCCTGGAAGAGTTGAGTGCGGACTCCCAACGCGTCCTTATGAAAGCCTGCGGAAGTAGCGTCTGA
- the LOC139174534 gene encoding urokinase plasminogen activator surface receptor-like has product MDKGSIIIFIFCLGMANSLECHKCLINEGNCSKAPVEICRPNQDACFTVIKKYHGLIADTANQGCGSSNDCRRYPMGVTGSLFRTMWCCSSNLCQPIHLTDNQNGLQNGLECQSCIGSPSECGLMAPSRQCSGSADRCVQISQRFLPGEELEPIIKGCGNSSFEDLQVLYQTGRDFAFLDQKVCGQSNCNNRSFPEILPGQPNGLQCYSYRYSSGREERTPQEGQILKCTGAMNRCFRIVRGENKTTAVTIQKGCATESMCRRDTEIHLRLERGNSHAECCKSNFCNKAHSPTNPELVTILSLWLVLKIYQ; this is encoded by the exons ATGGATAAAGGGTCCATTATAATCTTCATTTTTTGTCTTGGAATGG CTAATAGCTTGGAGTGCCATAAGTGCTTAATTAACGAAGGGAACTGCTCCAAGGCTCCAGTGGAAATTTGCAGGCCCAACCAAGATGCCTGTTTCACCGTAATCAAGAAGTACCATGGAT TGATTGCGGATACAGCAAATCAGGGCTGCGGATCCTCAAATGATTGCCGGAGGTATCCCATGGGCGTGACGGGCTCCTTGTTCCGAACAATGTGGTGTTGCTCTTCAAATCTTTGCCAACCCATCCATTTGACTG ACAACCAAAATGGATTGCAAAATGGGCTGGAGTGTCAGAGTTGCATTGGGAGCCCTTCCGAATGCGGCCTAATGGCTCCTTCGCGGCAATGCTCCGGGAGTGCAGATCGGTGCGTGCAAATTTCCCAGCGTTTCCTTCCAG GAGAAGAGCTAGAACCCATAATCAAGGGATGTGGAAATAGCTCCTTCGAAGACCTGCAGGTGCTCTACCAAACTGGAAGAGACTTCGCTTTCCTTGACCAAAAAGTCTGTGGCCAATCCAATTGCAATAATAGAAGTTTTCCAG AGATCCTTCCTGGACAGCCCAATGGGCTGCAGTGCTATAGTTATCGCTATAGTTCGGGCCGTGAAGAGCGCACCCCCCAGGAAGGGCAGATTTTGAAGTGCACTGGAGCCATGAACCGATGTTTCCGTATCGTAAGAGGAG AAAATAAAACCACAGCCGTGACCATCCAGAAGGGCTGTGCCACGGAATCCATGTGCAGGAGAGACACGGAAATACATCTCAGACTGGAGAGAGGCAATTCTCACGCCGAATGTTGTAAAAGCAATTTTTGCAACAAAGCCCACAGTCCCACCAACCCTGAACTGGTGACAATCCTAAGTTTATGGTTGGTGTTGAAGATCTATCAATAG